Proteins encoded by one window of Anopheles maculipalpis chromosome 2RL, idAnoMacuDA_375_x, whole genome shotgun sequence:
- the LOC126559815 gene encoding dolichol kinase — translation MNSFYKTRPGASHGWWLGLLLPACYAATLWRPYQQDHQQHLPRDYKRTVLMTFGLLLQTLVIRGTLETRWNRHKAILLTLLVIACSWGLFLVCLKENAVFAGVSGLLPVILYDKLYFTLLKTMPKSFSYGEAFIVAQGIVAFVYGTFLQLPPVILRPDAVYTEMQMIYFILQIGLLGILVLVWATYTFTWLRKTIPFWIALGTTSALVALFPIGKLPAVTRLVLFFMNDMETIQTTGLYVALLVLTVSFIMWQFNYGRRTTSATRKVFHFMIVLVYGPGLWYQCRLLYLASGLMLAVLIVLEMARLIQLAPVANALNVAVNLFIDEKDAGAIALTPIYLLVGCSLPLWLHPVPCDLTDSSGLQMLTLSAGVLSIGIGDTAASVVGYHLGRHKWHASTNKSVEGTVASVLLQAGVIAAMYHLGVIHLTVLRAAYAGVAIIVNALVESRTDQIDNLILPLVTYLILVSSP, via the exons ATGAATAGCTTTTACAAAACACG TCCAGGTGCCAGCCACGGTTGGTGGCTTGGTCTGCTGTTGCCGGCTTGCTATGCGGCTACACTTTGGCGTCCTTATCAGCAGGACCATCAGCAACATCTGCCACGAGATTACAAACGAACCGTACTGATGACCTTTGGACTCCTTCTGCAAACACTAGTCATCCGTGGAACGCTCGAAACCCGGTGGAACCGTCATAAAGCCATACTGCTAACATTGCTCGTAATTGCCTGCAGTTGGGGGCTGTTTCTGGTGTGCCTAAAGGAGAATGCTGTATTCGCTGGTGTTAGTGGACTGCTTCCTGTCATTCTTTATGACAagctttactttactttacttaAAACGATGCCAAAGAGTTTCAGCTATGGAGAGGCATTTATCGTGGCCCAAGGTATAGTCGCTTTTGTCTACGGCACGTTCCTACAGTTGCCTCCGGTAATCTTGCGGCCGGATGCAGTGTATacggaaatgcaaatgatttaCTTTATTCTTCAG ATCGGTTTACTAGGAATCTTGGTACTCGTGTGGGCAACATACACCTTTACATGGCTTCGCAAAACTATTCCATTCTGGATCGCACTGGGAACTACAAGCGCCCTAGTGGCATTGTTTCCGATCGGCAAACTGCCGGCAGTTACCCGTTTGGTGCTGTTCTTCATGAACGATATGGAAACGATCCAGACGACCGGGCTGTACGTGGCACTTTTGGTACTAACCGTGTCCTTTATCATGTGGCAATTTAATTACGGACGTCGCACAACATCAGCCACACGGAAGGTATTTCATTTCATGATTGTTCTCGTGTACGGTCCGGGATTGTGGTATCAGTGCCGGTTGCTGTATCTTGCAAGCGGTTTAATGCTGGCTGTGTTGATTGTACTGGAG ATGGCTCGCTTGATACAGCTAGCGCCAGTAGCGAACGCACTCAACGTGGCGGTAAATCTATTCATCGATGAAAAGGATGCCGGTGCGATTGCCCTCACCCCGATATACCTTCTAGTCGGATGCTCGTTACCGCTCTGGCTACATCCAGTACCTTGTGATTTAACTGACTCGAGCGGTCTGCAGATGCTTACACTTTCGGCCGGCGTACTTTCTATCGGCATTGGCGATACAGCTGCGAGTGTGGTCGGGTACCACCTGGGACGACATAAATGGCACG CTTCCACGAATAAATCCGTCGAAGGGACGGTTGCGTCCGTGTTGCTACAAGCCGGGGTCATCGCTGCAATGTACCATCTCGGTGTGATACATCTGACAGTGCTCAGAGCAGCGTATGCTGGCGTTGCAATCATAGTGAATGCACTCGTAGAATCGAGGACGGATCAGATCGACAATTTAATACTTCCGCTGGTCACTTACCTGATACTCGTTAGTTCCCCCTAG
- the LOC126560056 gene encoding ribosomal RNA processing protein 1 homolog yields the protein MSKTDINEKSAIIAQEIKFARALAGNDPTLRRRVLKNLKTWLTTRSQSTFGKATGTRGLFYCMWMSDKPLVQEELAESLGSLVRCFDHDVPVALQFYKAFLITMGNEWFGIDRWRMDKFMMLVRRVTRQALFALHESNWQKEHVALFNQTIDETIMNRDVASFGLMNHFNDLFLNELAKVTDGNISKETVKQIMEVFVQAILKTDDGTVSASIKKNIFHALMQQSDLGQEFEEKFEMWKSANFVTGNIDNVEFMVDDGGEEGETADGEDLRENGQQNEGTEEEEEAQPEQEETEDKNEAGGEGTEKVFDPRAGRVNVDIPQIEFDPQDIIELVETYRYKSYVNSKGKKRAIQLVKQFTKFADGVYPIGVKRVPSINPKDYAVDIDEQVEELENYRSKLVGEKRKSLRELKKERKMKQKLERLQREAQQEPKGTEGENGAMEVDDADAGPASDSKAESDSTNDASEQNKTKRKRRNKVAPEKARKQAKLELLERKRAEKMNALKERLKSKKKSSAQIDETDVVPQLVPIEDTSSSIPAPTVAIKEKKAKPIPAEGSTEKAPKKNEEKTPIKKKQQQQGEDEKSTPNSKPFKTVDEWSEPLQEGEEEYFIPSRKMKLLATKQQQDDQPQAKLSKPSLKRQTTPAKGAHVEANEEETLTPTRKRVKIALSKNVAQDLVEHIKQVKRSPQVPFDSSRKPAKSLLKPNLIPSPINPFYKKKIGLQ from the exons atgagtaaaaccGATATTAATGAAAAATCGGCCATCATCGCACAGGAAATCAAATTTGCCCGAGCACTTGCCGGTAACGATCCTACACTGCGCCGCCGGGTGTTGAAAAATCTGAAGACCTGGCTTACGACACGCAGCCAAAGCACATTCGGTAAGGCTACGGGAACTAGG GGTTTGTTCTACTGCATGTGGATGTCGGACAAACCGTTGGTGCAGGAAGAGCTGGCCGAGTCGCTTGGTTCGCTTGTGCGGTGCTTCGACCACGACGTGCCGGTAGCGTTGCAGTTCTACAAGGCTTTTCTCATTACGATGGGCAACGAGTGGTTCGGAATTGATCGCTGGCGGATGGATAAGTTCATGATG CTTGTTCGTCGAGTTACGCGCCAGGCACTGTTCGCGCTGCATGAAAGCAACTGGCAGAAGGAACATGTGGCATTGTTTAATCAAACCATCGACGAAACCATCATGAATCGGGACGTTGCCTCGTTCGGTTTGATGAACCATTTCAACGATCTGTTCCTGAACGAGCTGGCCAAGGTGACGGATGGAAATATTTCGAAGGAGACGGTAAAACAGATAATGGAAGTGTTTGTTCAAGCGATTCTTAAGACGGACGATGGAACGGTTAGTGCTTCgatcaagaaaaacattttccacgcCCTCATGCAACAGTCCGACCTGGGGCAGGAGTTtgaggaaaagtttgaaatgtGGAAAAGCGCCAACTTCGTGACGGGCAATATTGACAATGTAGAATTTATGGTGGATGATGGCGGCGAAGAAGGTGAGACGGCAGACGGGGAGGATCTCCGTGAAAATGGACAACAAAACGAAGGtactgaagaagaagaagaagctcagCCCGAACAGGAGGAAACAGAGGACAAAAATGAAGCAGGCGGCGAGGGTACGGAAAAGGTGTTTGATCCTCGTGCCGGACGGGTAAATGTGGATATACCTCAGATTGAGTTTGACCCGCAAGACATTATCGAGCTGGTCGAAACGTACCGCTACAAATCGTACGTCAACTCCAAGGGCAAGAAGCGAGCGATCCAGCTGGTGAAACAGTTTACCAAGTTTGCCGACGGTGTGTACCCGATCGGTGTGAAGCGTGTGCCAAGCATCAACCCGAAGGATTACGCAGTAGACATTGACGAGCAGGTGGAGGAGTTGGAAAACTATCGCTCGAAGCTGGTCGGCGAGAAGCGCAAAAGTCTACGAGAGCTCAAGAAGGAGCGTAAGATGAAGCAGAAATTGGAGCGCTTACAGAGGGAGGCACAGCAGGAGCCGAAAGGCACGGAAGGGGAAAATGGCGCGATGGAGGTGGATGATGCTGATGCAGGACCAGCAAGTGACTCAAAGGCAGAATCAGACTCAACAAACGACGCATCGGAACAGAATAAAACgaagcgaaaaagaagaaacaaagtaGCACCGGAAAAGGcaagaaaacaagcaaaacttgAATTGTTGGAGCGTAAAAGGGCGGAAAAAATGAACGCCCTAAAGGAACGATTgaagagcaagaagaaaagctCTGCCCAGATAGACGAAACGGATGTTGTTCCACAACTGGTGCCGATTGAagacaccagcagcagcattccgGCACCAACTGTTGCCATTAaagagaagaaagcaaaaccgaTCCCAGCAGAAGGTAGCACAGAAAAAGCGCCcaaaaagaatgaagaaaagaCCCCCATCAagaagaagcaacagcaacagggaGAGGATGAAAAATCTACCCCAAACAGTAAACCCTTCAAAACGGTGGACGAATGGTCAGAACCGTTGCAAGAAGGCGAGGAAGAATATTTCATTCCATCGCGCAAGATGAAACTGCTCGCCACGAAACAGCAACAGGACGACCAACCGCAGGCAAAGCTTTCCAAACCGAGCCTCAAACGACAGACGACACCAGCCAAGGGAGCGCACGTTGAagcgaacgaagaagaaacgtTAACACCGACCCGGAAACGGGTAAAGATTGCACTGAGTAAAAATGTTGCCCAGGATCTGGTGGAGCACATCAAGCAGGTGAAGCGTTCGCCCCAGGTACCGTTCGATTCTAGCAGAAAGCCTGCCAAGAGTCTGCTGAAGCCGAACCTTATACCCAGTCCGATTAATCCGTTCTACAAGAAAAAGATTGGTTTGCAGTAG
- the LOC126559425 gene encoding gamma-aminobutyric acid receptor-associated protein: MKFQYKEEHPFEKRKAEGDKIRRKYPDRVPVIVEKAPKARIDDLDKKKYLVPSDLTVGQFYFLIRKRIHLRPEDALFFFVNNVIPPTSATMGSLYHEHHEEDYFLYIAYSDENVYGNATNNTNDSN, translated from the exons atGAAGTTCCAGTACAAGGAAGAGCATCCGTTCGAGAAGCGAAAGGCCGAGGGCGATAAAATTCGACGCAAATACCCGGACCGTGTGCCC GTGATTGTGGAAAAGGCACCGAAGGCTCGTATCGATGATCTGGATAAGAAAAAGTATCTAGTCCCATCCGATCTGACCGTAGGACAATTCTACTTCCTGATTCGCAAACGGATCCATCTGCGCCCGGAAGATGccctgtttttctttgtgaaTAATGTCATTCCGCCGACGTCGGCCACCATGGGTTCGCTGTACCACGAGCATCACGAGGAGGACTACTTCCTCTACATTGCCTATTCGGACGAGAATGTGTACGGCAATGCCACGAACAACACCAACGACAGCAACTAA
- the LOC126557580 gene encoding 5'-AMP-activated protein kinase catalytic subunit alpha-2, which produces MVDKGQQGASAQPLVKIGHYSLGATLGTGSFGKVKIGEHQVTKHKVAVKILNRQKIKSLDVVGKIRREIQNLKLFRHPHIIKLYQVISTPTDIFMIMEYVSGGELFDYIVKNGKLQESEARRFFQQIISGVDYCHRHMIVHRDLKPENLLLDHNRHVKIADFGLSNMMLDGEFLRTSCGSPNYAAPEVISGKLYAGPEVDIWSCGVILYALLCGTLPFDDEHVPTLFRKIKSGVFPIPEYLNKQVVSLLCQMLQVDPLKRATVEEIKKHEWFQKDLPAYLFPSPVEQDSSVVDTNAIREVCEKFGVKEHEVHNALLSGDPHDQLAIAYHLIIDNKRIADEAAKAELKEFYVAGSPPPPGADSKFGIPQGPASLGAGSTQGTPNEPFKSPSIHPERIAPLRERPVTTSAQNVPSPALSSMSPSTVMPIDKHRGTPVKRAKWHLGIRSQSKPNDIMLEVYRAMKALDFEWKIINPYHVRVRKYNARNDKHVKMSLQLYQVDPKNYLLDFKSLTNDEVEQGDDVIMESLTPPPPVGFGGMGIPNLQQPSGHHTMEFFEMCGALIAQLAR; this is translated from the exons ATGGTCGATAAAGGGCAGCAGGGCGCATCGGCCCAACCGTTGGTCAAGATAGGCCACTATAGCCTTGGTGCCACCCTGGGCACGGGATCGTTCGGTAAGGTCAAAATCGGAGAGCACCAGGTGACGAAGCATAAGGTGGCGGTCAAGATTCTGAACAGGCAGAAAATCAAAAGTCTCGATGTGGTGGGCAAGATTCGGCGGGAGATACAGAACCTGAAGCTGTTCCGCCATCCGCACATCATCAAGCTGTACCAGGTCATTTCGACTCCGACCGACATTTTCATGATCATGGAGTACGTTAGCGGTGGCGAACTGTTCGACTACATCGTCAAGAACGGTAAGCTGCAGGAGTCGGAAGCGCGACGGTTCTTCCAGCAGATCATTTCCGGCGTTGACTACTGTCACCGGCACATGATCGTGCATCGTGATTTGAAGCCGGAAAATTTACTGCTCGATCACAATCGTCATGTGAAG ATTGCAGATTTCGGTTTATCAAACATGATGCTGGATGGCGAGTTTTTGCGCACGTCCTGCGGTTCACCGAACTACGCCGCACCGGAAGTCATTTCCGGCAAGCTGTACGCAGGGCCCGAGGTGGACATCTGGTCATGCGGTGTCATACTGTACGCATTGCTATGCGGCACGCTACCGTTCGACGACGAGCACGTTCCCACGCTGTTCCGCAAGATCAAATCGGGCGTGTTTCCCATTCCAGAGTATCTGAACAAGCAGGTGGTCAGCTTGCTGTGCCAGATGCTGCAGGTGGATCCACTGAAGCGTGCCACGGTCGAGGAGATCAAAAAGCACGAGTGGTTCCAGAAGGATCTGCCGGCGTACCTGTTCCCGTCGCCCGTCGAGCAGGATAGCAGCGTGGTGGACACGAACGCTATTCGTGAGGTGTGTGAAAAGTTTGGCGTAAAAGAGCACGAAGTCCACAATGCGCTGCTGAGCGGTGATCCTCATGATCAGCTAGCGATCGCTTACCATCTTATAATCGACAACAAGCGTATCGCGGATGAAGCAGCCAAAGCGGAGCTGAAAGAGTTTTACGTTGCCGGaagtccaccaccaccgggtgCGGATAGTAAGTTTGGCATCCCGCAAGGGCCAGCTTCGCTCGGAGCCGGATCGACACAAGGCACACCAAACGAACCCTTCAAATCGCCATCGATTCATCCGGAACGGATCGCACCGTTGCGGGAACGTCCAGTAACAACGAGCGCCCAAAATGTTCCATCACCCGCACTCAGCAGCATGTCCCCTTCGACCGTAATGCCAATCGACAAACATCGTGGAACACCGGTTAAGCGAGCCAAGTGGCATTTGGGCATTCGATCACAGTCCAAACCGAACGACATCATGCTGGAGGTGTACCGTGCTATGAAGGCGCTCGATTTCGAATGGAAAATCATCAACCCGTACCATGTGCGCGTTCGCAAGTACAACGCACGCAACGATAAGCACGTAAAGATGTCACTGCAGCTGTATCAGGTCGATCCGAAGAACTATCTGCTTGATTTTAAATCGCTCACGAACGATGAGGTCGAGCAGGGTGATGATGTGATTATGGAAAGTTTGACCCCACCGCCACCGGTCGGATTCGGTGGGATGGGTATTCCGAACCTGCAGCAGCCCAGTGGCCACCATACGATGGAGTTTTTTGAGATGTGTGGTGCCTTGATAGCGCAGCTGGCACGCTAA
- the LOC126556782 gene encoding probable ATP-dependent RNA helicase kurz, translating into MGKRRFNEKGRQKVETVIDDSETKKIKLDFAPDNEYGGQDDANALVLPSKKRATKIKKDRTVVTKILSKKQRKRLEKIVDQKKKKENRSSLLASLIAVQASQEELSGFRKLSEVQTKGLKQHFKEQKYGVTLVEKPVKHAKTPGVAKIKSLVGSRRKRLALLRQAGPTVGEEGADEEHDRNVIGLNDPSSSSSSEDESDVPSEKEEEMPEEEKRGESNEVERMEKPTEEPSEPSKSEEAKKPLPDVPTPPNPEAPVVVDRKPAVYIHVDRDPKIQTDRLKLPILGEEQVIMETISENKITILAGETGSGKTTQIPQFLYEAGYGERGLIGITEPRRVAAVSMSKRVAMEMNLSTDVVSYLIRYEGNVTDRTKIKFMTDGVLLKEIEVDFLLSKYSCIILDEAHERSVYTDILMGLLSRIVRLREKRGNNPLRVIIMSATLRVQDFTENKKLFLDTPPVISIDSRQFPVTVHFNRTTPTDYLREAFLKTVKIHTKLPDGGILVFLTGQKEVNTMVRKLRKMFPCHAGKEGVTEKKKEEGKEDAEEEKDEDEEFDSIYRGKKAHKGTKPKSEKKRKRGSGVTVPVLPQINLDTYDLPHVDDTEGDLAEENDSDSELEDESEDELDVDNLDTGVSALRKSQPLWVLPLYSMLSPDKQQRIFQTPPEGARLCVIATNVAETSLTIPDIKYVVDTGRQKTKLYDKTTGVTAFVVTYTSKASANQRAGRAGRVAPGHCYRLYSSAVYNYEFVDFAPPEVQQKPVDGLVLQMKCMGIDKVTNFPFPSPPDPIQLKSAELRLLQLGALEEIIVRAPEGSGKVQKNQTLTRVTELGRTMAAFPVAPRFGKILALSHQHSLLPYAICLVAALSVQEVLEEVSLSEADNNTEAGKRWRQKRKLWAGTGESLLLGDPMILLKAVGAAEHANSKGLLEEFCTENGIRLKAIREIRKLRIQLTNEVNANLLDMNLTVDPDMPPPTATQIRLLRQLLLIGMADQIARKLPESEIKLKADARRLKHAYNLPMIDEPVFLHSSSVLRRETPEWICYQEAYEAIVPTGEAGEEDNKTKLFLRGITAIEPDWLPKFVPNVCNMIDVLEEPIPPSYNAENDTIECHVKTTIGKTSWEIANALVEMPKNILRCKYLLKFILAGLIFKQLKQFRKSLLSSPESVLKQYSSAVPRIDAALKLMLANEIFNAQRFHQLWKSDPKFFLTEYCDFLPVSCHEDVASLWPPLEN; encoded by the exons ATGGGTAAACGAAGGTTTAATGAAAAAGGTCGCCAAAAGGTGGAAACCGTTATCGATGATTCAGAAACGAAAAAG ATCAAGCTAGATTTCGCACCAGACAATGAGTACGGCGGACAGGATGATGCGAATGCGTTAGTACTACCGTCGAAGAAGCGCGCCACCAAAATCAAGAAAGATCGTACGGTAGTTACAAAAATCCTATCGAAAAAGCAACGCAAACGGTTGGAGAAGATTGTCGatcagaaaaagaagaaagaaaatcgtTCGTCGTTGCTCGCCTCGCTGATCGCTGTACAAGCATCGCAGGAGGAACTGAGTGGATTTCGCAAGCTGAGCGAGGTGCAGACGAAAGGTCTTAAGCAACATTTTAAGGAACAGAAGTATGGTGTTACTTTGGTGGAGAAACCTGTGAAGCATGCGAAAACACCCGGAGTGGCGAAGATAAAAAGTTTGGTCGGTAGTCGACGGAAGCGATTGGCACTGTTGCGTCAAGCGGGACCAACAGTCGGGGAGGAAGGTGCGGATGAAGAGCATGATCGAAATGTGATTGGTTTGAATGATCCGTCTTCATCGTCGTCGAGCGAGGATGAATCGGATGTACCTtcggaaaaggaagaagagatGCCCGAGGAGGAAAAAAGAGGTGAAAGCAATGAAGTCGAGCGAATGGAAAAACCTACAGAAGAGCCTTCAGAACCATCAAAGagtgaagaagcaaaaaaacctttaCCAGATGTTCCGACACCGCCTAATCCAGAAGCCCCCGTAGTTGTGGATCGAAAGCCAGCCGTTTATATTCACGTGGATCGTGACCCGAAAATTCAAACCGATCGGTTAAAACTGCCAATTCTCGGCGAGGAACAGGTAATAATGGAGACGATAAGTGAGAACAAAATAACGATTCTGGCCGGTGAAACGGGAAGTGGCAAAACGACACAAATACCTCAATTCCTATACGAAGCCGGTTACGGTGAGCGGGGCCTTATTGGAATAACGGAACCACGCCGTGTGGCCGCCGTATCCATGTCGAAACGTGTGGCAATGGAAATGAATCTGTCCACCGATGTAGTTTCCTACCTTATCCGGTACGAAGGTAACGTGACGGACAGGACCAAAATCAAGTTCATGACGGACGGTGTACTGTTGAAAGAGATCGAGGTAGATTTTCTGCTCAGCAAGTACTCGTGCATCATACTGGACGAAGCTCACGAACGGAGCGTATACACGGACATCCTAATGGGACTTCTATCGCGCATTGTTCGGTTGCGTGAAAAACGTGGCAATAATCCACTGCGGGTCATCATCATGTCGGCCACGCTGCGGGTGCAAGATTttaccgaaaacaaaaagctgttCCTAGACACACCACCCGTGATCAGTATCGATTCGCGTCAGTTCCCGGTTACGGTACACTTTAACAGAACTACACCGACCGATTATTTGCGGGAAGCTTTCCTGAAGACGGTAAAAATACACACGAAACTACCGGATGGAGGCATACTGGTGTTTCTTACCGGTCAGAAGGAAGTTAACACGATGGTACGCAAGCTGCGCAAGATGTTTCCGTGTCATGCTGGGAAGGAAGGTGTCaccgagaagaagaaggaagaagggAAGGAGGACGCCGAGGAAGAGAAAGATGAAGACGAAGAGTTTGATAGCATCTATCGTGGGAAGAAGGCACACAAAGGGACGAAACCAAAGTCGGAAAAGAAACGGAAGCGTGGTAGTGGCGTAACGGTTCCAGTTTTGCCGCAAATTAATCTGGACACTTACGATCTTCCCCATGTAGACGATACGGAGGGTGATCTAGCGGAGGAAAACGATAGCGACAGTGAGTTGGAGGACGAGTCGGAAGATGAGCTTGATGTGGATAATCTTGACACGGGTGTGTCCGCACTAAGGAAGAGTCAACCACTGTGGGTCCTGCCACTCTACTCGATGCTCTCCCCAGACAAGCAGCAACgaatttttcaaaccccacCGGAAGGTGCTCGTTTGTGCGTGATAGCGACAAACGTGGCCGAAACGTCTCTTACAATTCCGGACATTAAGTACGTGGTCGACACGGGCCGGCAGAAAACCAAACTGTATGACAAAACGACCGGCGTAACCGCATTCGTCGTAACGTACACGAGCAAAGCATCCGCCAATCAGCGAGCTGGACGTGCCGGTCGTGTCGCACCCGGCCACTGCTATCGCCTTTACTCCAGTGCCGTTTACAACTACGAGTTTGTAGATTTTGCTCCACCGGAAGTGCAGCAAAAACCGGTCGATGGGCTAGTGCTGCAGATGAAGTGTATGGGCATCGACAAGGTGACAAACTTCCCATTTCCATCACCACCCGATCCGATACAGCTAAAGTCGGCGGAATTACGTTTGCTGCAGCTAGGAGCATTGGAAGAAATAATTGTCCGTGCTCCGGAAGGCAGCGGTAAGGTGCAAAAGAATCAGACGTTAACACGCGTTACCGAATTGGGTCGTACAATGGCGGCATTTCCGGTAGCACCAAGGTTTGGGAAAATTCTGGCTCTAAGCCACCAGCACTCGCTACTTCCGTACGCGATCTGTCTCGTTGCAGCATTGTCCGTACAGGAAGTGCTGGAAGAAGTGTCGCTCTCGGAGGCGGACAATAATACGGAGGCTGGCAAACGATGGCGACAGAAGAGGAAACTTTGGGCCGGTACGGGAGAATCCCTGCTCCTAGGTGATCCGATGATACTGCTAAAAGCGGTCGGAGCAGCAGAACATGCCAACAGTAAAGGATTGTTGGAAGAGTTTTGCACGGAAAATGGTATCCGTTTGAAAGCAATCCGGGAGATTCGAAAATTGCGTATCCAACTCACAAACGAGGTGAACGCCAATCTGCTCGATATGAATCTAACAGTCGATCCGGACATGCCACCACCGACGGCCACGCAAATACGTCTGCTCCGGCAGCTTCTCCTGATCGGTATGGCTGATCAGATCGCACGCAAGCTTCCGGAGAGTGAAATTAAGCTTAAAGCGGACGCACGAAGACTTAAACACGCGTACAATCTACCGATGATCGATGAGCCCGTCTTTCTACACTCCAGCTCCGTCCTACGGCGGGAAACACCCGAATGGATTTGCTATCAGGAAGCGTACGAAGCGATCGTACCGACGGGTGAAGCGGGCGAGGAGGACAATAAAACGAAACTGTTTCTCCGTGGCATTACCGCCATCGAGCCGGACTGGTTGCCCAAGTTTGTGCCGAACGTGTGCAACATGATCGATGTGCTGGAGGAACCGATTCCCCCTTCCTACAACGCAGAAAACGATACGATCGAGTGTCACGTAAAGACGACGATCGGCAAAACGAGCTGGGAGATTGCGAACGCGCTGGTAGAGATGCCCAAAAATATACTTCGATGCAA atatcttttaaaatttattctagCAGGACTCATCTTCAAGCAGCTGAAACAGTTCCGGAAATCGTTGCTTTCCTCGCCGGAATCGGTACTGAAGCAGTACTCTTCGGCCGTCCCACGAATCGATGCCGCATTGAAACTGATGCTggcaaatgaaatatttaacgCGCAACGTTTCCATCAGCTCTGGAAATCGGATCCAAAGT ttttccTTACGGAATATTGTGACTTTCTGCCAGTTTCGTGTCATGAGGATGTGGCCAGTCTATGGCCCCCTTTGGAGAATTAA